In one window of Brenneria goodwinii DNA:
- the edd gene encoding phosphogluconate dehydratase, whose translation MNPSVSRITQRIIERSRKTRNRYLERINAACSQTVHRSQLACGNLAHGFAACQPDDKSALMNMLHNDIAIVTSYNDMLSAHQPYETYPQQLKEALHRVGAVGQVAAGVPAMCDGVTQGQDGMDLSLMSREVIAMSAAVGLSHNMFDGALYLGICDKIVPGLVMAALSFGHLPAIFVPAGPMPSGLPNKEKMRIRQLYAEGKLDRHALLESESASYHSAGTCTFYGTANSNQMVVEVMGLHLPGASFVPPGTPLRDALTDAAASQITRLTQNSDNFMPIGKLIDEKVVVNGIVALLATGGSTNHTMHLVAMARAAGIIINWDDFSDLSDIVPQLCRIYPNGPADINYFQAAGGVAILMREMLKGGLLHEDVNTVAGYGLSRYTQEPWLDNGQLAWRAGPEASLDDSVIASIEKPFAHHGGTKVLTGNLGRAVMKTSAVPVENQIIEAPAVIFHSQHDVGPAFEAGKLDRDCVIVVRYQGPCAIGMPELHKLMPPLGVLLDRGYKVALVTDGRLSGASGKVPSAIHVTPEAYTGGVLGKLRDGDIVRVNGQTGELSVLVDDAELAARTVEQPDLSAQHIGCGRELFGALREQLSGAEQGATCIRFD comes from the coding sequence CGTAATCGCTATCTTGAACGTATCAATGCGGCCTGTAGCCAGACGGTGCATCGTTCTCAACTGGCATGCGGCAACCTGGCGCACGGTTTTGCTGCCTGCCAGCCGGATGATAAATCCGCGTTGATGAATATGCTGCATAACGATATTGCGATTGTTACGTCGTATAACGATATGCTGTCGGCTCACCAGCCTTATGAAACGTACCCGCAGCAGTTGAAAGAGGCGCTGCATCGGGTTGGCGCGGTCGGGCAGGTCGCCGCCGGCGTACCGGCAATGTGCGATGGTGTGACCCAGGGACAGGACGGTATGGATCTGTCGCTGATGAGCCGTGAGGTGATCGCCATGTCGGCCGCGGTGGGGCTATCGCACAATATGTTCGATGGCGCCCTGTATCTGGGGATCTGCGATAAAATTGTTCCCGGTCTGGTGATGGCCGCGCTGTCGTTTGGTCACCTGCCGGCGATTTTTGTTCCCGCCGGGCCGATGCCGAGCGGTTTGCCGAATAAAGAGAAGATGCGCATTCGTCAACTGTATGCGGAAGGCAAGCTGGATCGCCACGCCTTGCTGGAGTCGGAATCTGCCTCCTATCATAGCGCCGGCACCTGTACGTTTTACGGCACCGCCAATTCGAATCAGATGGTGGTGGAGGTCATGGGGCTGCATTTGCCCGGCGCGTCCTTCGTTCCGCCCGGTACCCCGCTGCGCGATGCGTTGACGGATGCGGCCGCCAGCCAGATTACCCGCCTGACGCAGAATTCGGACAACTTCATGCCGATCGGCAAACTTATCGACGAGAAAGTCGTGGTCAACGGTATCGTGGCGCTGCTAGCGACCGGCGGATCCACCAACCACACCATGCATCTGGTTGCTATGGCGCGTGCCGCGGGCATCATCATTAACTGGGATGATTTTTCCGATCTGTCTGATATCGTGCCGCAGTTATGCCGAATCTACCCTAACGGACCCGCCGATATTAACTACTTCCAGGCCGCGGGCGGCGTTGCGATTTTGATGCGCGAGATGCTGAAAGGCGGATTGCTGCATGAAGACGTCAATACCGTCGCCGGATATGGCCTGAGCCGCTACACGCAGGAGCCTTGGTTGGATAACGGTCAGCTGGCCTGGCGCGCGGGGCCGGAGGCATCACTGGATGACAGCGTGATCGCCAGTATTGAAAAACCGTTTGCTCACCATGGCGGCACCAAGGTGCTGACGGGTAATCTGGGCCGGGCGGTGATGAAAACCTCCGCAGTGCCGGTGGAAAATCAAATCATCGAAGCGCCAGCGGTTATTTTTCATAGCCAGCACGATGTGGGACCGGCATTCGAAGCCGGAAAGCTGGATCGGGATTGCGTGATCGTGGTGCGCTATCAAGGGCCTTGCGCCATTGGTATGCCGGAGTTGCATAAACTGATGCCGCCGCTGGGGGTGCTGTTGGACCGCGGTTATAAAGTGGCGCTGGTGACCGACGGCCGCCTGTCGGGCGCCTCAGGCAAAGTGCCGTCAGCCATCCATGTCACGCCGGAAGCCTATACCGGCGGTGTTCTGGGCAAACTGCGCGATGGCGATATTGTTCGCGTCAATGGTCAGACGGGGGAGCTGAGCGTACTGGTTGATGATGCGGAATTGGCTGCCCGCACGGTGGAACAGCCGGACCTTTCCGCCCAGCATATCGGTTGTGGCCGGGAGCTGTTTGGCGCCTTGCGGGAACAGCTATCGGGCGCCGAGCAAGGGGCCACCTGTATTCGATTCGATTAG